From Oxyura jamaicensis isolate SHBP4307 breed ruddy duck chromosome 26, BPBGC_Ojam_1.0, whole genome shotgun sequence:
CTAATAAAACAGCAAGTTATGAATACCTAATAAAACAGCAAGCTGTGAGAACATACTCATGACACAGGCCTGAATTTATTagagataatattttttaacatttatttctttcatctcttctctttttgtcaATATAACATACTAAAGTGTTTAGCATTTTTCCTACataattcctttgttttccattttttcagttcagtaacCTTTTAAACCTGATCTTTTGGAAAAGCtggagaataaagaaaaaattcttaTAAGTGACCgctttttgtatgttttcagattttctccATTTATAAGAAGTTTTAAAGTGATGGAATGGCTGACTGGGATTCATTTTAGCTAACTCTGGCTGCATTCACATATGTCAAGCATAGTCAGAGAGGTTGACTTTCCATAAGTAGAGAGGCAACTCTCTAGCTTATACCTTATAGAAAACATGTTTAGAACTGGAAAAAAGGCTTCTCAGATGGACTATTATCTATCTATTTACTAACAGATTATAAAAGAAGCCTCAGTGAATAGGCCAAGAACTTCACTTAGAACCCAAGTGAAGGAAGATGAATCCCACACAGAATTATCTTCTCTAGCTCTGCAATGTTCCCAAACAATAGGAAAAAGCTACAGAttgtaaataaaagtgaaaaggCTGTGTTcaaattagaaaacagaaaaaggaaaataaagtttacaAAAGCAATATATAACAATTGCAATTTAAATGAGAATGaatcaaaatgtttaattccAAAACTACctctaaaaaataaactgaaaactcTACTTCtcaatgtaaacaaaacaaaacaaaacacaaggtCAACGGAACATATATGTGGCTTCTGCCTGGTGATCATGATTGTGGCATAGCTCCATGGTGGGGTGTGGGGGGCAAAATGTAAATCCATATGGAAATGCAGTTTTGAGGGTTCTTGTATAGTAATAACAGGAGCTAAACACAGTCTGTTATACAGTTTTACCTTCAGAATTTCTTGATGAGGTAACTAAGTAACATACTCTAGAAGAGCAATGTAGTACTTGTCGCTGTGCTACAGCCTGGGACTCTAAAGAAAGTCATCGCAGACAGCTACAGACCATGTCTTCATCTAGTTACCTACAGAACAATCTTGCTCACACTGAAAGCAGCCCACTAGACTTACCAACACTGGAATCAGCTTCAATGAAAGCTTCAagctctgcagcttctcctgggCCACAGTCATTGAGGGCTCTCACACGTAAGAAGTACAGCTCCCTGTTTTGCAGGCCTTTAACTGTGTAAGTGGTCGTCTCTATAGGAAGAACATTGCATTTGGTCCAGTCGAGGTTGTTAGAAGACCGTATCTCCACGTCATAGCCTTTCACATCATTCCCATCTTTTGCTTCGGGTCTCTTCCATGTTAGGGTGACACTAGTGCTGTCACTGCTGGTCACCGCCAGGTCCCTCACTTGACCTGGAGGTtctgaaaagataaattttatttaaactattGTTCTAGTATTCCTTCtctatcccccccccccccctttttttttcagttacagcATCACACAAGAAACCCTTCCATTCCTTCCTCATGAAGATAGAGGATTCTCACCCATGAAACATTCCCCAGTTATTTGATCTTTCTCTTTTACAAAGCACTTACAAACATTGCCTGTGCGATAACACCCCCAGTCTACATTCGGCTTTACATATTCCCAAGCCAGGATAGCAGCTGTTCACTTACTCGTGGAATCTCGAGCAAAGACGGGCTGTGACGGTGCACTGATATCTCCTACACCAGAAGCATTGACAGCTGCCACACAAAACTCATACTGCAGACCCTTCTTGAGATCGgtcattttcagtttcttatctgcagaatgaaaacaagcacGTTGGCTCAGGTGAGCAGTACTCCAACACGAAGTGGCAAGACAACAATGTTCTACTTTACTGCATCCATGCAGAACTACAGACTGAATAATTCTGAGGAGCCAAGTACAAATGCTGTCTCCAGTTCCCTTGCCCTTCCTTGTCCTAGTGTATACATACTGCTGATATGTGTTCATTGTattctctttcaaaacaaacagcctCTGAGAGCTATTATTAAGTTACAGAAAGGATATCAATTGTTTTTGCTCATGATATAAACCTAAAGTCTCCTGTACTACCAGGTAAGAGGTCCTAGTCTGCACCTGATGGATAATTGATAGCTATAGTCCAAACACATTTAGGAGCTTTTTTATATCACTTGTGTTTCTTTACCTTCCCTGCATTTTTAAGTTCCTCCCTGTCTAGTTCTTAGCATGAGGATTAAGGACAGTAGTCCTGCACATGAAATTAAGACTTCAGTTCCAGAGATTGAAGACATCAGTTTATCTACAAAGGAGCTACATCCCAAGATGCAGCAGCAATCTTCTCTACATTCTTCTCCAGCCATAGGCTTACACTTTCTAGAAAAGGTTATATACAGTTAAATGCCTGGAGAAGGTTTATAATCCAAGAGCTATATAagataaaaaggtaaaatttcaGACAGGGTTAATATGGTTGCAATAGGGACAATCAGCAGGCCAAGAactcaaaaggaaaagcactgaTGTGGAAAAGTATAAAGATACTACGCAGAAAGCAGGGAGACAGCATTGCTGCAAAGCATGTTACTTTCTGAACCCAGCTGAACTTTTGGCTTTTTTCAAGTCTTCCATCCTGTCCCAGGATTTAAGTAAGCTACCTACCTGCTATGGGCACACTGTTGACTGGCACCCAGGTCATGGTACCCTTCTTGCGTTTTTGAACGATGTATCCCACGATTCGGGAGCTGCCAGTTCTACGAGGTGTTTTCCAGGATATTGTGATGGTGTCTTTGCTGACACTGATGATCTCAGGGGGGTCTGGGGCACCAGGTGTAGCTGGAAAGAGAACAGCATTTCATTATTAGCAGATACACTTGCAAAATAAGGAAGTGTTCTCAGtcatttcttcttccaagtTTCCCCAATGTATTTGTATGAACATGCTTTGAAAACATGACTAAGACCTGAAGTTGTGTATGCTGTTCCCTACAGAACATCCAAAATGCAGTGAGTTTCCTTTCATGCCAGCTTTGATAATCAATTTCCCATAGGGTTGTAGAACACAGTTACAAAAAGTTATTCCTTACCTTTACTGGCAGCCTTTACTTCCTCTGATTCCAGTGCATCGCTGGTTCCCTCTGCATTCACAGCCCTCACCCTGAAGTAGTAGCTCATGTCTCGTTCTACTTTGTTGGTAGTGAAAGTAGTACAGCTCCTGGGGGTTTCCCCAAGAGCCACCCAGTCGCTCTTGCCTACCTCCTGCCTCTCAACGATATAGCTTTGCACTGGTTTGCCCCCATCATCCTTTGGGGATTTCCACTGAATCGTGATTTCATTTGCCGAGCTTTCTACAATTTTCATGGGTCCTGCAGGTGGCTGTGGCTTGTCTGAAAGGAAGAACACAAGCGAGTTAGCTCCAGATCCAAATGCATTCCTGGGTTTGGAGCAGACACTGTTTCTTGCTCACCAGCTGGGACACTCAGTTTCTGATGGTACATATGGCTAGTTGCAGAATGAGGGCCAAGCCCTGAACTGCCTCTTCAAACATCCACTCCTCTCACTTTTCATAAGGGTGTAGGAAGCTATGCACTTGCTCCACGAGTGATTGTTCCCATACAAATTGTACCAAGACAGCTCGCTTATAAAGTATTCAAAAGTCAACTGATGAGGCtgtccaaaaccaaacaagatTTGTGGCATCTTGTATTAAGGGGTAAGAAACACGTCAACAACTTTTGCTTGTATCTTAATTTACTGGAAAATTACATAGCCTTGTTCATCTTGGAATAGCCAGTAGTCCTAAATAAGGTTGTGACGAGTGTTACTGGTTCCGCTTCCTAACCCTTACAATAAAAGCCACTGTAGATGTTATGGGGTCTTACCTGTTACCTCAACCTTTAGGTCGATATCTAAGATGCCACTGTCGTTCTTCAGCCTGACTTTGTAATCCCCACGGTCCTTTCTCTCAGTGTTGGAGATGGACAGCATAGTATAGGTGTCTGTTTTATCAACACGAATCCTTGAGTCATCTGCTAGCTCCATTTTGTCCTTTAGCCATGTTGCTCTGACTGGCAGCCGGCCTTCAAAAGGGATCTTGatctgtattttctcccctgcCTTGGCCACAGTAGGAACACTTGTTAAGTTTTTCAGGAGAACTTTGTCAACCTGTGGAGGATCTAAGCAGATAATACAAAGTCATTAAAAACCACAGTCCAAAGAGGATAAGGCCAACCTCGGAGCGGAGAGCTTCTCTACGTTCATTGTTGCTGTATATTTCAAGCATATATTccacaatatatttatttggttCTTTAGGGACTTATCCAACCTGAAAAAGTGAAGTTCGTGATTCTGCAAACTAATTGACCTTCACATTTATTGTTACCAGCAGCActtcacacacatgcatgcaacTTTGCTACAGGTAATTTGCACAAAGTATTCATGATATCATACTGTCCTTTTCACTATAGCAAGTTTTGCGTAGGCAACGTATTAcacacaagaatgaagattccTTTTTGATAAAGTCATATGTGTGCACCCACAATCTTTGAGTTAGTAGTAGAAGCTAGTCATAAAGGCTCCCTAGTTAAATTTTTATGCACCAACaagtaacaaaaacatttcccatATTGATGGGTATTATAATAAAGTCTCAATAACCAACTATAGGTCCTGAGGGAATGTATTGCATCACTCACCTTCAACAAAAATTGAAGCTTCAGTTTTTATATCTCCAGCTTCAAACCTGTATTTCCCAGCATGAATATCTTCCACTTTGCTAAAAATTAGTTTGTGGACTAGACCTTGCTTTTCAAATAAGACACCATCCATGCTTGTTAACTACAAGATAAAACACAGGGACCCATgcttaataaaaaaacaagaagacaaTCCAAACAGGCAAGAATTTGAAGTGTAATCGAAACGATTTATGAATGTCACGTGAGTTTAATTACAGTAACATTCTGGGACTATTTATCTGGTAACTAATTCACCACCATATTCCCCACAAAGGCTTGAATCAAagaccattaaaataaatggtaatTCTAATTTGACCTCTGATCTTAAAACGTTATCTCCGAACCTTCACTTCCTATTCTTAATGCTGACACTTTAGCCCAGGCTCAAGGATGACACCTTGGAAATCCTACAGTATCATATGGATCCCACAATTTGAACTAGTCTGTTATGATCTTTTGGGATATGGAATGTGATGTCTATCCTTGATTTTAAGCACTAATTTGAAAGAGGACTTTTGGCGTTATACCTGCCTGAAGATCATTTGAAgatcctttttattattattattatttttttcatatttttctcatgcacaaaagaaaagaaaaaggatttgaTTTCAAGTAAAAGACCCATGTCATCTTCCATGGAAAGGAATAGAAAACACAAAGCGTCCTGTTGTCAGCAAGAATGGACATATCTTCCAGCAGGAAGGCAAAGAAATCTCAGTCAGTTTCTAACAGGAATTTTAGCTTAAGCTCCTGCAGAAGTCTTCTAGGGCCATGCTGAGACCATAGTAAGACTGGCAGAGGGAAAGACACCTCAGCATGATACTCAATAAGAGGCAGAGccagagagcagagcactgTTAGCCAAAGAAAAAAGTAGCTACAGGACACCGACCTTTAATCCATCTTTAAACCAGGTTCCTGTCACATCTTCTTTATTGACAGCACAAGACAGCTCAGCTGGCTCCCCTTTCTGGACTCGGACATCAATTAGCTGCTTGTTGACATGACAGCGTGGTGCTAAAtgtccagaaaagaaaatgttgaaaagatGCTAATTCTGTCTTACACTGACAGAGAATAATGTAcacaaaaatacacatgcatGTGAGGAGAagagagcttttaaaatacGCATAACTGTATCATGACGggcttttaatttaattttattttttaaaccatgaCACTGTGAGCCCGCTAGCATAAACTCATGGCATTGAAGGGACATGCCAGCTGGCCTGCATGCAATATAGTCCCTACATCAACCTAATCAACAATGGATTAATCACAAATCACATTATCCACTACATATTTGCTATTTGAAGTCTATGCTAATTGTCTTGTCTCCCTCTACagccagtggggaaaaaaaaaaaaaaaaaaaaaaaggctcctcTGGAACATGTACAATGTCCTCCTtaactgttcttttcctttgtattgACCAGCCACAGGGCTGCCTAAACGGTCCCCCAGAACAGCCCCAGACACCCCCTGCATTCAActttcccttccccagttcATCCTTGTTAACGTCCTCATCTCCTCTCTAACAAACATCCCAATTCTATTCACTCTTTCCTAATCGACTCCCAGTTTTGCAGGTTTTACTTCcttatttgtatttatgttaTGGTGCCCTTGATAAATTCTATCTTGGTCAGCAGGGCCACAAGGCAAGTACTCCCTTTCATCACATATatgaaatttctcatttttacagtttttgaCATTGCTATCTTGATAGTGCAGCCACTGGTAAGATTTAAATGGCTGCATATACATTATTCTTTCAATAAATGTAACTCGTTATTTCTAAAGTTACAAGAGAAAACGAGTTCTTTAGATTGTATTAGATTATGTGCACACACAGCCTAGTTAGGTACAGAGTAGTTCCCAGGTCTCACAGAAACCAAATCTTTGCAAAAGATGTATGTatgaatgaaaaagagaaacagtatGGTTTAAATTGGAGCAATGTCAAAGAAACAAAGCCCTATTCTTTGAAACTATATGGGAAATAATGGTTGTGAACTCAAGTCTCTTCCATTTGgatttgaataatttatttgaatgaatgaatgataCCTGTATTTAGATATCATACCACAATTATATCTATCCATATACGCTGCATTGAAAACTGTACAGTTAGACCAGTACCCAAACAAGCCAGCTCTATAGACATTATTCTGTTGTCAGTTCACAATTAGCAAAATCATACCCTCTGTCCAAGAGCGTTtaccaaacacttcttgaactccagcaggctcggtgaCATGAGcgtgtccctggggagcctgtccctgtgcccaaccacctctgggtgcagaacctctCCCTAACCCCcaccctgaccctcccctgtcccagctccatgccatcccctcgggtcctgtcgctgtccccagagagcagagctcagcgcctgccccccTGCTaccctcgtgagggagctgcaggccgccatgaggcctcccctcggcctgctctgctctgggtcGAACAAACCAAGgcacctcagccgctcctcacacaTCTTCCCctcaggcccttcaccatcttgtAGCCCCCCTTTGGGCACTCTGTAGTAGCTTTAAGTTCTTCTGatattgtggcacccaaaactgcatgcagtactcgaggtgaggctgtgccagcacacagcagagcaggacaatcccttccctcgaccggctggcagcactgtgcctgatgcaccccaggacacagTTGTCCCTTCTGTCTGCCAGGACACACTGATGGGTCACGTTCAACTTGCTGCtgaccagaacccccagatccctgtctgtggggctgctctccagcctgtcgTCCCCCAGTCTGTGTAAAACCCAGGTTGCTCCAACCCAcgtgcagaatccagcacttgctcttgttagTAACAAAACACAAGGATCAGCGATACAAAAGTAATCAATTAAACACATACCTCTCAGATCATCTAGGCGATAATGTCTTCTTTTCTCTGTACTTTCCGTATTCTTCAagaaatcatttgttttaatatccaGGCTGGGTAGCTGTTTTCTCTGGTTTATTGAGGAGGGTCCACCATAAAGATCTGATGTCTGATCATAACCTGGTGAACCTTGACCGAAAACACCTGGCTTCCTCCCATCACCCATTCTGTTATGAGATttgccccctgcccctccaaCAGCCAAATCTGTGCCATAACGGGAACCTAACTGTCCTAAATCTCTGTCCTCACCCCTACTATCCCTTTGACCTGATTCTTTGTCCTGGGATGAGCCTCTGTGGCCTGGTCCTCTGAAATCAGCAGCAGTTCTCTTTCCAGCTTCACCTCGTGCAGATTTGCCAGGACGTGAATCAGGCCCGTATTCCCCACCCATTCCAACAGCTCCTGCCATACCTTCTGTACCCCAGGCTGAATGCAAGtccctcccagcacctcccaaCCTGCCAACACCACCGGCTCCAGCCCTGGCTCCAGCTGACCCCCCATCCTTTCCATATGCAGACCCAGCACCTTGTATGGCAGAGCCACCAACACCCCTACCTTCTGAGGATAAGCCcgctcctcctgctccacctcCATATCCTTGAACACTGCTCAGCCCAGCATCCTGACCAGCTAAACCTGAACCACCAACACCAGCCCCAGCCGGGAGACCATCCTTTCCATAGGGAGATCCAGCACCACCAAAACCAcctccaccagcaccaccaaCACCAGCCCCAGTTCCCATTCCCACTGGAAGGCCATCTTTTCCATATGGAGATCCAACACCTCCCAAACCAcctgcaccagcaccaccaACACCAGTCCCAGCTGGGAGACCATCCTTTCCATAGGGAGAACCAATGCCTGCTGCACCACCTGCACCAGCACCACCCACTCCAGCAGGGAGACCATCCTTTCCATAGGGAGATCCAACACCTCCCAAACCATctgcaccagcaccaccagcgtCAGCCCCAGATGGGAGACCATCCTTTCCATAGGGAGACCCAACACCTCCCAAGCCAcctgcaccagcaccaccagcgccagctccagcagggagaCCATCCTTTCCATAGGGAGATCCAACATCTCCCAAGCCAcctgcaccagcaccaccagcgccagccccagctccagcagggagaCCATCCTTTCCATAGGGAGACCCAACACCTCCCAGACCAGctgcaccagcaccaccagtgccagccccagctccagcagggagaCCTTCCTTTCCATAGGGAGACCCAACACCTCCTAAACCAcctgcaccagcaccaccagcaccagtCCCAGCTGGAAGGCCATCCTTTCCATAGGGAGAACCAATACCTGCTGCACTACCTCCACCAGCACCACCCACTCCAGCTGGGAGACCATCCTTTCCATAGGGAGAACCAACACCTCCCAGACCACCTacaccagctccagctgggagaCCATCCTTTCCATAGGGAGAAGCATCACTTGCTGTACCAcctgcaccagcaccaccagccccaggTCCCATTCCCACTGGAAGGCCATCCTTTCCATAGGGAGAACCAACACCTCCCAAACCACCTGCACCAGCTCCACCAACACCagtcccagctccagctgggaggCCATCCTTTCCATAGGGTGATCCAGCACCTCCAAAACCGCCTACACCAGCACCACCAACACCAGCCCCAGCTGGAAGACCATCCTTTCCATAGGGAGAACCAACTCCCCCTGCACCAGCTAAACCTGAACCACCAACACCAGCCCCAGCCGGGAGACCATCTTTTCCATAGGGAGATCCAGCACCACCAAGACCACCTACACCGGCCCCACCATCACCAGCCCCAGTTCCCATTCCCACTGGAAGGCCATCTTTTCCATAGGGAGAGCCAGTTCCTCCTGCACCACCTATACCAACCCCAGCTGGGAGACCATCCTTTCCATAGGGAGACCCTACACCACCAAAGCCATCCACACCTGTACCACTGGCACCAGGTCCCATTTCCACTGGAAGGCCATCTTTTCCATAAGGAGAGCTAATTcctcctgcaccagctgcaCCAACACCAGCCCCAGCTAGGTGACTATCCTTTCCATAGGGAGATCCTACACCACCAAAGTCATCTACACCTGTACCACCAGCCCCAGTTCCCATTCCCATTGGAAGGCTGTCTTTTCCATAGGGAGAGCCAACACCTCCAAAACCACCtacaccagcaccaccagccccagctccatcTGGGAGACCATCCTTTTGATAGGGTGATCCCATTTGTCTTCCGGCTCCATCAGCTCTACCCCAatttccagctccagccccaggtTCACCTGATTGTCCATGTTTACCGTAAAACCCTCCCATTTTACCTGCAGTAGCATTATCAACATCTGCCCCAAGTGGCAGACCATCTGGACCATAGAGTACGCCCATTTCTCCTGCAGAACCATCACCTGCACCACTTCTAGCCCCATCTCCAGCTGGGAGACCATCTGGGCCATACAGCAAGCCAGATCTTCCTGCCTGACCTACATGACCACCAGCATCAACTGTTAAGCCATCCTTGCCATACGGAGCCCCtacttctccttctctttttatatCGACTCCATTCACACCAGCCACAGTAGGCAGACCATCCTTGCTATAGGGGGATCTTATTCCTCCTGCAGTCTCAGTACCTGCAGCATTCTTACCAGATCTAGTCCTACCTAGCATATCATCCTTGCCATACAGGGAATGCTTGTCTCCCACTCTGCTGGAATCAGGATCAAGTCCATCTAACACAGAACTTCCATCAGTAGCACCTAATCTCTTGATACCACCAAAGCCAGCTCTAGAACTATTATCACCTACTTTATCATTTTTGTCATGCCAAGAGTCCATACCTTCTGCATCATCCATGTCAACATCAACTGCATCCGACATGCCCTCATCTCTGCCATCCACAGAACACCATTCaactgctcctcctgctctaTCATCAGTATTTGCTTTACCTGTCATAGAATCCTGGCTGTGTACAGGCCTTAAACCTTTCTTCCCTCCTAAAATTTTTAGTCTAATGTTACTATCATCATCTGTCATTGATTCCCCATCTCTCTCTGCTCCAGAATACTGCCCGGGCCCCATTGTTCCATCTCTGTAGGTTTTGCGTAGCCCCTCTTTTCCCAGAAATATACGTCCTTCTTCATCAACATTAGTAGAGTAGCCTTGACTGCCTTCTTGGCCATTTCTGTACCAGTTATCTTTTTCCATGCCAGCATGCATAAGATGATCTTTATCACTAAGATGTTCTCCGTGTTTAGGTTTCTTAGCTTTATCTGTCAATCTTTCTTTCCGCCAGccagatttctctttttcacctCCTTCATCctgtctcttttttcctttgggatcTGTATATATGGTTtgattgaaggaaaaaaaaatacagcaaaagagagaaaacaacaaacaatcAACACCATGTACTGCATcaacaaagaaaattcattaGCATGTTATCATTTCTAAGACACTGAAACATAACACATTTAAATGAACTTAAATTCAGttaaaaccctttttttttcattgctgtacTAAGACATAACCTTACATTTCTTAGTTAAGACAACaattatttttagctgaaaCATGCTtgttaacaaacaaaaaaaaagaaaaaaaaaaagaagaaatgggagATCAGGGCAAACCCAGCATGATAGATCCAACTTAGAGGGGCTTAAGTGGTATCTGGGACTCTTTGGTTCCTTTTACCTTCTCCCTCCAGCCCTGAAGAAGTTGCAGAATATCCCCCACCCAGAGTGGTCATCAGTTCCCACCCTTCAATTAGAATCTCATGGCTACTGTGGCAGCTTGCACATTTGGCATTTCGGCACTTGAGAGATCTCCAAGCCGAAGACTAAAGATTCTGGTTCTGTGAACAGCTTTGTATTAAACTCATAATTCAGACTTTTCTGAGACAAAAAGTGGAGCTAGAAGGTCATGgactgtgtttgttttcacccTAGATATAATTTCTGTAGATTGCTGACAGGTCAATGAAGTCACCAGGCAGTTGCTTTTTATCTCATACTCAGCAACCTGTTTCTGATGGGTTACCAAAAAAGGTCTCTATGAAAGGCaccagcttttgctgcagcaggaactcaaaaccaaaacaactgCACTtgagaataaaagaatataaGCCAGCTAACTATTAATCTGAATCATAGTGAAGATTGAATCATACAATATCAAAGTTGGAtgggacccacaaggatcatcaagctCAACTtctgggtccccaaaggaccacattaaaaaaaaaaaaatcacgtgtcttcttgaactctgtcaggcttggtgccatgaccatgtccctggggagcctgttccagtgcctgaccaccctcagGTGATGgaccttttcctgatatccagcctgaatcTGCTTCCACTGGAAGGCATATTTCCCATCTTCCTCTGACCTTCTTCTAACCTGTTTAACCCCTACTTTGGAAAGAAAGTACCATCTAGCAAGATGCCCTTGAAATTCCCTTGATTGTATGTATGCTGCATCATTAAAAACACATGGTAGGATATGGAGTATTTTTAGGTAACTGATGGAGAATATACTACTTGATAGTAAATGGACAGGAAATAAACCAATAGAGTTTGtcttaactaaaaaaaaagtctaatctgaagagaaaataaggtCTAAACGGACCCTCATTTCTACAAATTCAATTTAGGAAGTAGAAGCTCCACAGTTTGTTTCTCAGTGAGCATTAAGGCAGGGaaaggattattattttattaacatgcTTCAAGCCAACACCATGGGAAAAATACAGTGTCACTTACACTCTACAAGAAGATAGGCATTTGAGGAGCAGAGTCCAGTGTCGAGTGTGTACATTCCGTTGTCAGAGGCCTCAACATCCTTGATAACAAGCTGATGGGTCAGACCGTCTGGGGTTACGGAGATCTGGTGCTTCTCACTTGCCTCAAGGGGGTGGGTTTTATGTAGCCACACAGCATCATAGCAAGGACTGCGTAGGATACACTCAAAGACAGCATTTCCCTCCTCAGGACAATGCACATCACAGAGAGGCTGCTGAAATCTCACAGGGATGgctggaatg
This genomic window contains:
- the IGFN1 gene encoding immunoglobulin-like and fibronectin type III domain-containing protein 1 isoform X42; the protein is MTSHRTVKSYKKSSVPGVNIAQFVDKIPEGCSTPDFERKPVTLTLQEGKNAIFRAVVKGVPTPEVEWRRAKGEMDNPDKYEIFFNEVTKEYILKINKLTADDTDVYRCFAVNEYGEATCSAGLRIIQVGFKRKAQHVPAQSADELKKKLQDLRKLLRKRAPVPKQKTLDKEAIFQLLLHADKRDYEKICIKYGISDFRGMLRKLQEMRRDAESEQGELIHSIKNMEHIKINKDGTATFSLEMDLKNSNSKIYLLKDGERLRYGTGDEYRKHYLRRIGKKYNFIVNDVQPEDAGLYQVRVEDVPVFSTELDAESIPVRFQQPLCDVHCPEEGNAVFECILRSPCYDAVWLHKTHPLEASEKHQISVTPDGLTHQLVIKDVEASDNGMYTLDTGLCSSNAYLLVEYPKGKKRQDEGGEKEKSGWRKERLTDKAKKPKHGEHLSDKDHLMHAGMEKDNWYRNGQEGSQGYSTNVDEEGRIFLGKEGLRKTYRDGTMGPGQYSGAERDGESMTDDDSNIRLKILGGKKGLRPVHSQDSMTGKANTDDRAGGAVEWCSVDGRDEGMSDAVDVDMDDAEGMDSWHDKNDKVGDNSSRAGFGGIKRLGATDGSSVLDGLDPDSSRVGDKHSLYGKDDMLGRTRSGKNAAGTETAGGIRSPYSKDGLPTVAGVNGVDIKREGEVGAPYGKDGLTVDAGGHVGQAGRSGLLYGPDGLPAGDGARSGAGDGSAGEMGVLYGPDGLPLGADVDNATAGKMGGFYGKHGQSGEPGAGAGNWGRADGAGRQMGSPYQKDGLPDGAGAGGAGVGGFGGVGSPYGKDSHLAGAGVGAAGAGGISSPYGKDGLPVEMGPGASGTGVDGFGGVGSPYGKDGLPAGVGIGGAGGTGSPYGKDGLPVGMGTGAGDGGAGVGGLGGAGSPYGKDGLPAGAGVGGSGLAGAGGVGSPYGKDGLPAGAGVGGAGVGGLGGVGSPYGKDGLPAGVGGAGGGGLGGVGSPYGKDGLPSGADAGGAGADGLGGVGSPYGKDGLPAGVGGAGAGGAAGIGSPYGKDGLPAGTGVGGAGAGGLGGVGSPYGKDGLPVGMGTGAGVGGAGGGGFGGAGSPYGKDGLPAGAGVGGSGLAGQDAGLSSVQGYGGGAGGAGLSSEGRGVGGSAIQGAGSAYGKDGGSAGARAGAGGVGRLGGAGRDLHSAWGTEGMAGAVGMGGEYGPDSRPGKSARGEAGKRTAADFRGPGHRGSSQDKESGQRDSRGEDRDLGQLGSRYGTDLAVGGAGGKSHNRMGDGRKPGVFGQGSPGYDQTSDLYGGPSSINQRKQLPSLDIKTNDFLKNTESTEKRRHYRLDDLRAPRCHVNKQLIDVRVQKGEPAELSCAVNKEDVTGTWFKDGLKLTSMDGVLFEKQGLVHKLIFSKVEDIHAGKYRFEAGDIKTEASIFVEDPPQVDKVLLKNLTSVPTVAKAGEKIQIKIPFEGRLPVRATWLKDKMELADDSRIRVDKTDTYTMLSISNTERKDRGDYKVRLKNDSGILDIDLKVEVTDKPQPPAGPMKIVESSANEITIQWKSPKDDGGKPVQSYIVERQEVGKSDWVALGETPRSCTTFTTNKVERDMSYYFRVRAVNAEGTSDALESEEVKAASKATPGAPDPPEIISVSKDTITISWKTPRRTGSSRIVGYIVQKRKKGTMTWVPVNSVPIADKKLKMTDLKKGLQYEFCVAAVNASGVGDISAPSQPVFARDSTKPPGQVRDLAVTSSDSTSVTLTWKRPEAKDGNDVKGYDVEIRSSNNLDWTKCNVLPIETTTYTVKGLQNRELYFLRVRALNDCGPGEAAELEAFIEADSSVVSPRFLIDDTVKNFLIIKAGNTIRVDIPFEASPDPEVTWLKDGLLLSNRATISTKDGTSQLLIKAAELTDSGTYTIELKNGSGKRETFSFQVQVTDIPQNPGPILLQENVPNAVTVIWEPSASEKWERNLYYTVLKRESQKGVWHVVGDLIYTNKFTYTTVIPGRDYYFRVVAKNELGSSGPSETVQPWRIKKTKAEVHVRPQKYRGVNQNQPPRFLVPLKPHVVTTGSECRMSCAVAGHPPPKITWYKDSRDLSSDPAYFGTNDFGVCSLVIQGVSKADEGEYMVEAANELGRVYSRAFLAIKDSSL